The window CCTGTATCATTTACTAAACCTAAATATATCGCCTCTCCCATTTCTAAAGTTACTACCAAATCTAACTCTTTTAGCAATGAAAACATAATTTCAGATGTTGAAGATATATCCTTCACTAAATTTATATCTCCATATTTAGGATTACTTATGTGATGATCAATATTTATTTTAAATGTATCTCCTATCAAGCTCTCAACTTTTCCAACTCTTTCTATCGTTGCAGAATCCACAAAAATAGCCAAATCATAATTCGGATTGTTTATATCTTCTATTTTTTTTATTTTTTCAGTTCCTTTTAAAAAAGAGATATTTTTAGGTACTGGGTCTTGAAGTACAAAATCAATTCTTTTATTTGGATATTTATTTTCTAATCCTAATAAAAGAGATAATCCTGCTCCAATTGTATCTCCATCAGGGTTTACATGTCCTGCTATTATTATACTATTACTTTGTTCTATTTTTTCTTTTATCTCTATCATTATTTTTCCTTTCTCTTAGTTGTATTTTCTGTATCAAAAGTATAACCTCTTCCTAAAACTTCATGAACATCTGATACAACTACAAATGCTTCTTTATCGACTTCTGTAATCAACTCTTTTAATAAGAAAATCTCTCTATTTCTCAAAACAGTTGTTACTACATCTCTTTTACTTTTTGAATATAACGCTTCCGCTTGGTAATAATTTCCTGTTTTACCTAAATCTTCAACTATTATTTTTCTAACTTTCTCAACTTCAGAGGTTACAATATATGCCATTTTAGCATCACCTAAACCATTTATCATTTTATTTATTACAACTCCAGTCATATAAAGGTTTATAAGAGCATATAGGGCCTTTTCAGCACCAAAGATATACGCAGCTACCAAAACTACTGTTGAATCAATCATTATTAATGCTTGCCCAATTGGGATTCTAAAAAACTTATTTAAAATTCCTGATACTATATCACTTCCACCAGTCGTTCCACCATTTTTTATAACTGTTCCAAGTCCTATACCCATAAGTAGCCCTCCATAAAGAGTCCCTAAAAAAATATTACTCGGATTAGTAAAATCTATTATTTTATCTATCTCAGGCACAACTTTTTTTACCAATTCAACATTTAAAGATATAAAAGAGATTCCCGCCAATGTTTTTGCTCCATATGATTTTCCGAATATTTTTACTCCTATTAAAAAAAGAGGTATATTTATTGCGAATATTAAAGTCCCAACGGGAATTCCTGTAACATAATTTATTAAAATTGAAAGTCCTGTTGCTCCTCCAGGCGCTAAATTTGATGGAACTAAAAATCCATTTATTCCTATCGAAGCTATCAGAGTTCCAATATAAATGTAAATATATTCTATTAAAACTTTAATTTTTTTTCTTTTCAATTTAAATCCCCCGATTATTAATTATTTTCTCTATAGTTTTTGTTTTTTAACTCTTTTAGATAAACTTCTTCAGAATTATATCCCATTCTTTTTGCCATTAAATTCATAACGGCTATTTCAACCATAGCTGCAGCGTTTCTTCCTGAAGATATATATAACTTTATTTTAGGAATCTCATTTCCTAAAAGTATCTCTGTCGATTCTTGATAATCCATAGCTGTTAAATAATCTTCACTTTTTAGCTCTTGCAGTTCAATAATTATATCTAATCTTTTACTTATTCTTACTGCTCCAACGCCATATAAAGCTTTGACATCTATTATACCTAAGCCACGAATCTCCATAAAATAAGGTAACTTTGAAGCTCTTCCTGTTATATCTCCAATAACTCCCTTTTCGAATCTAACAGAATCATCAGCTATTAATCTATGACCTCTATGAATCAATTCTAATGCTGTTTCACTTTTTCCTATTCCACTTTTACCCGTCAATAAAACACCAAAACCATAAAGTTCAACAAACACCCCGTGAACCGAAGCCGAAGGTGCAAAGTAGTTCTCTAAATATGCACTAAAGGTTGCTACTACATGGCTTGGTCTGTCTAATTTTGTTTCTAATAAAATTATATTTTTTTCAATAATTTTATCCAAGAAATAACTTGGTATATTTTTAACTCCAGAGATTATTATTGCTGGAAAATCCTCTTCTAAATACCTTTCTAAATTCTTTTCTTTCTCTTCTACAGAGATACTTTCTAAATATTTAAATTCGGTATCCGTAAATAGTTGTAATCCTTTATAACCCTCTTCTCCATACATATCAAAATAACCTGTCAAAGCTAATGAAGGTCTGTAAACTCCTGTTGTTGTTATATATTTTGTATCTAAATATTCCTCTCCATTTAAAACATTTAAACTAAATCTTGATTTTATATATCTTACTGGCATACTTGTTTTATCATTCACAACTAAACCTCTCTTTTTATTTTCTCTATTTTCCTCTATCAGCTTTTTAGATTCTTTCCAAAAATATTCAGCTGAATTTACCCCTGTTTTTTTCAATCTATAGTTTATTGCTGCGGTTTCAATTATTATCGCTAAATTTCTTCCTTTTCTTACCGGAAGTGTAACTTTAGGAATTTTAAAACCTAAGAACTCTTCATGTAATTCATCTAGTCCTAATCTATCATAGAATTTTTTTTCATCCCACTTCTCTAATTCTATCAAAAGATTTATTTTCTTCTCTTTCCTTGTGCTTTTTATACCAAAGTGTGTTGTGACATCTATATCATTTCCATCTTTTCCAAAAAGATAAAAGTGACTATCACCATTTTCTTTATCTGCTGTATTTGAGCCTAGTATAAACCGATTTGCTATATTTCTAATTTTCAATCTTGTGTCTGTTATAAATTTATGACCTCTCTCAAGTAACTCAACTGTAGCCCCAAGTCTTGCATCTTCATATCCTGTCAATAAAAGTCCAACACCATAAACATCTAAAAGAATATACTCATCTATTAAAATCTCTTCTGCTAAAACTTTTTGTAAATAAAATTTTGCATTTCTTATAAACTCGATAGTTTTATTATTTGACTTTAATACTGGTTTTTTATATTTTTTAGCTATTTCTACAATTTCATTCACTATATGATTTTCTAAAGTCACAATCAATGCTGGAAATGGGTAGCTCATATAGCGATTTAAAATTTCCCTTCTTTTCTCAAAATTCATTCTTTCTAAATAGCTAATCTCTTTTCTTCCTAAAACATTTACATTTGTTAAAAGTTCTTCTCCTTCTGAAAAAAAACCATTCAATTCATATCCAACTCTATATACACTTTGAGTTTTTATTTCTGATTCCATTTCAACATCTAAAAGAGGAACTAATCCTAAAACATCTGCTAATTCTTTAACTTTTGGAAACTTTCTTTGTTTAATTCTATCCATTTTAAACTCCCCTAGTTAACTTTGTAAAACTCACTCTCTCTTTCTTTATAAGTTTTATCTATTTCTTCTAAAAAAATCTCTTTTTTTTGCTCTCTTTTTATATATTCAGATTTCAAAATAATAATTTGCTTATATAGATAATAACTAATAAGTAAAGTTGCTACTAATACTAAAATTTTAAAAAACCCTTTATTCTTCATTCATCAATACTTCCTCTTTGAATTTACTTAAAAGATAGAATGATCCGCAAAATAAGATTCCTTTTACTTTCTCTTTTTTTGCTAACTTATAGGCTTCTACTATACTCTCTTCATATTTTTTATCCACTTTATTTGACGATTCATAAAGCTCTAAAGCAGTTTGTCCTCTTTTATTCTCAGCTAAAGACGTAAAAATTATATTTTTAACACATGGTTCTAGTATCTCTAATATTTTCTTATAATCTTTATCTTTTAAAATTGAAACTACAGCTACAAGTTCATCTTTTTTATATCCTAATTTTAAAGTATCACAAAGAGTTTTCATTCCATCCTCATTGTGAGCCCCATCTAAGATTAAAACCTTATCATCTAAAGGAATTATTTCAAATCTACACTGCCACTTTACTTTCTGAACCCCTTTTTTTATGATCTCGATAGGTATCTCTAATATTTTCAATACTTCATATGCACATAAAAAGTTTTTATATTGATAATCTCCAAATAACGAAAACTCATATTTTTCATTATCTAAGTTTATGATAGTTTTAAAATTATCAAAATCTAAAATATACTCTGCCTTTTCATATTTTTTTAAAACATTTGTATAATCTTTTGTTTTTTCCTCTATCCCTTTTAAAAACTCTAAATCAGAACATCCTACAACTACTTTTGATTTTGGCTTTATTATTCCAGCTTTTTCTCCTGCTATTTCATATATTGTTTTTCCTAAAAAATCTGTATGATCTAAGCTAACATTTGTCACAACACAAATATCACTCTTTATAATATTTGTTGCATCAAATCTTCCACCCATACCAACTTCAATCACTGCAAAATCCACCTTCTTATCAGAGAAATATTTAAACATCATCGCTGTTGTTACTTCAAAGAAAGTAGGAGTTATTTCTAACTCCCTTACAATATTTTTTATATATGAGTAATAATAAGCTATCTCTTCATCGGTTATCTCTAATCCGTCAACAGATATTCTTTCATTAAATTTAAGTATATGGGGTGATGTATATTTTCCAACTTTATTTCCCGCTTCTATTAAAACAGTTTCTATCGTTGTCGATGTAGATCCCTTACCATTAGTTCCAGCTACATGTATTGTTTTATAGTCAAATTGTGGATTATTCATAGCTTTGCAAATATCCTCAATATTTTTTAATCCTAATTTTATTCCATGAAGTGAATATGAATATAGCTCCTCTAATAATTTCTCAATATTCATAAAGCAATCCCCCTTATTTTAATTTAAAAAACTATAACGCTTGTAACATTCCTTCTATTATTATTTTAGAGTTTTGTGCTGCTAATTTTACAAACTCATCAAAGTTCATATTTGCATCATGGTTTGCTTTATCTGATATTGATCTGATAATTACAAATGGTTTATTTAAAACTTGGCAAACATGTGCTACTGAAGCTCCTTCCATCTCTGTACATTCTCCAGTAAATGTTTCTCTTAACCAGTTTATTTTTTCATTAGAAGCAACAAATGTATCTCCACTTACTATAGTTCCCACAAATACTCTCTCTTTTCCAAAGTTTTCTTCTGCAACTTTTTTAGCTAAAGCTGTTAACTCTTCATCTGATTTAAATTTAGAGTTTTCCATTCTTGGAATTACCCCATGCTCATATCCAAAAGCTGTACAATCAAAATCATGCTCTATTAAATCAGTAGATACAACAATATCCCCTATATTTATTTCTGGATTCAATCCACCTGCTACTCCCGTGAATAAAATCTTATCTACATTAAACTCTTGAATTAATAGTGTTGAACAGATCGCAGCATTTACTTTTCCTATTCCACACTCAACTAAAACAATCTCTTTATTTAAAAGTGTTCCTTTGAAAAATTGATATCCACCAATCTCTCTAGTTTCTTCAAGATTCATAACCTCTTTTAATTGTATTACCTCTTCATGCATCGCTCCAATTATTCCTAATAACATTTTTCCTCCTAATTAACTATTTATATCTTCTTTTTTTATTTTTTTTGATAATTTCCATCTGTCATGGAACCACATCCATTGATTTGGATGATTTTTTATTATACTCTCTATTGTATCCATCACTATTTGAGTATTTATTTTTACATCATCTTTAAACGAGCTAGATCTTACAAGTTCTATCTCTTTTGTGAAATATGTTGTACATGTATTATCTCCATGCATAACATTATACCCTATAACCAAAGGCAAGTTATGTTTTAATGCTATATTTATAATTCCCGTTGGCGAAACTGTTTCCTCTCCAAAAAACTTCACTGATGACCCTTTATCTCTATGATCAGTAAATAAAGCAACCATATTTTGTTTTTCTATCTCTTCTAACAACTCTCTTGAAGTTTGTTTCGATTTTTTTAACAGTGTCACGTTTAATTTTTGTCTAGCATCCGTTATAAACTTATCGATGTATGGATTTCTTTGAGCTTTAGCCACAGTCACTGTCTTATATTTCTCCCCAGCCTTTAAATTGGCCTCCATATTTCCCATATGAATCAATGCTACAGCTAAGCCACCCTTTTTCTCTTTTAAATCCATAACTCTTTGAAAATCCTCTAGAGAAACATTTGTTTTTAAATAATCCTCAAACCATAATGTTGAGATAAATGCTTTTGCCATTATTTTATATGATTCAATCGCAATTTTTTTTCTCTCTTCAAAAGTTTTATCTGGAAAAGCCAATTTCAAATTTGCTAGTGCTATCAATCTTCTTTTTTTTATCAGATAATAACCTAAAACTCCTAATTTTTCTGCAAACTTAAATCTTGTTTTCTCAGGACATAACAACAAAAGATGTCGAACAACTTTAAATATTAAATACTGAAGTTTGTACATTTTTTTTATCACCTATCCAATTAGTTTTGCAGATTTATTATATCATAGAATAAGCAGTTATGCTATTCTTATAAAAAAGGGTGAGCTAAGCTCACCCTTGATTTAAAATACTATTACCATTACATTTTCATCTGGTCTTTGTTCATTTGATTTTCTATTAACTTTACCATTAGTTACCCAATCAAACAGGAATTTTATATGTGATTCCATATTTCTAATACACTTTCTTGTTCCCTCAACTGTTCCTAATGTTCCATCTTTCTCTCTTAAGAAGAAGTCTCTATTGATATTTTCTTCAAAATTGATTGGTGTTCCATGAATATATCCACCACCAGAGAAACGAATAGCATATTTTGCCATTCCAGCTGCGTTATTATACTCATCTCTATATCCCATTTCATATTTTAAAACTGGAACTATGAAATAACCTCTAGGAGTTTCAAATCCAAGAGTACTTTCCATTCCTGTTTTATTTAATGTATAAGATATTAACTCCCATCTACCATCGGGATTCTTTTGGAAAATACCTTGATTCTCATTTTCTAAATCTATCACGATAGCTTTTCTAAAGTTTGCATTTACAGCTGGATATCTAGTTATAACATTTTTACTTACTTTCAATGGTTTCTCTTTTATCGAAAGAGCATTTACAAATACATCATTTCCACTAACAGATTCAACTGACATAAGTGATCTGTCAGGAATATGAATTACTTCTCCATTATAAGTTGCTCTAGCATTTTGATCTGCCGAAACTCCATATTTATCTTTTGCTCTATTCATATTCTGATTACTTGGATTAGGAACGTAAGTATTTATTGATACTAATTCTCTTCCTTTTCCAGATTCTGTTTGTAAGAATTCAGATAATTTGTGCACTCTACTATTCATCTCTTCAAATCTAAATTGTCTTAATGTTACTAGCATAGCTGAAATATATCCAATTACTTTATTTCCATTTCTATCTTTCAACTCTACTTTATACCATTCATTTCCATTTGATTCAACCTTCTCTAATACTTTCAATTTAGTATTAAATGGAAATCTCACAATCTCTTTAGAATAAATTGACGAATCCTGTCTTATCGGAGCATCAACGCTCTTTATAAAAACATAGTTTAAATATTCTGGCTCAGCTTCGTTGTTCATTATATTTACGTGAACACTCATTGGTATTATGTTTTCATATTTTTGCTTTACTGTTTTAGCAACCGCATGCGCTGGTTGTGTTAAAAAAGTAAGCCCGAATACCATAATCCCTAAAGAGATCAATTTGCTTTTTTTCATTTATAACCCACCTATTTTAATTTCGATTCCATTAGGTCTGTTACTATCTTTGGATTTGCTTTTCCTTTTGATAGCTTCATTACCTGTCCTATTAATCCCTTTAAAACTCTTGGTCTTCTTCCTTCATCAGAGTTTTTAAAGTCCTCAACCATCTTAGGATTTTCAGCTAGTACTTGATCTACTATTCCTTCAATCTCTCCTAAGTCAACAACTTGTATCATTCCTTCTTCTTTTACTATAACTTCAGGATCTCTACTATCATTTAATTTAATAGTAAATAACTCTTTAGCTATTTTTGAAGATATTACATCTTTTTGAATTAGGTTTATTATTTTCCCTAAATCTTCAGATGAAATTTTTGATTCCTCAATTGTTTTACCACTTTCTTTTAAATCTCTTAAAACTTCTGTCATTATCCAGTTTGAAGATAATTTTGGATTATTCGTTACTGAAACTACTCTCTCAAAATAATCCGCTAATTCAATCTCATCAGTTAGAATATTTGCATCATATTCTGGTAATCCATATGCTTCTTCAAATCTTTTTAATTTAGCTGTTTTTGATTCAGGCATTAACTCTTTAACTCTTTCAATCTCTGAATCTTTAATTACAAGTCTTGGTAAATCTGGTTCTGCAAAGTATCTATAATCCATTGCATCCTCTTTACTTCTCATAATTCTTGTTACTTGAGCTTCATCATCCCATAATCTAGTTTCTTGATCTATTGTTTCTCCGTTTTCAATCGCTTCAATCTGTCTTCCAATTTCATAGTCTATTGCTCTTGCTACAGCTTTGAATGAGTTTAAGTTTTTAACTTCTACTCTTGTTCCATAAACTTTACTTCCTTTTTCCATAACAGAAATATTAGCATCACATCTTAAAGATCCTAATTCCATTGAAACATCACTTATTCCAGTATACTTTATTGTACTTTTTAAAAGGTTTAAGTATTCGTAAGCTTCTTCAGAAGTTCTTAAATCTGGCTCAGATATTATTTCTAAAAGAGGCATTGAAGCTCTATTAAAGTTTATTAATGATTCAGAACCAGCATGTATTGATTTTCCTGCATCTTCCTCAATTTGAATTCTTGTAATCCCAACTCTTAATTCTCTTCCTGAGTTTAATTTAACATCTAAATGCCCTTTTTCACAGTAAGGTTTTTCAAATTGAGTTATTTGATAATTCTTAGGTGTATCTGGATAGAAATAATTTTTTCTATCGAATCCACTTATATTGTTAATATTACAATTTAAAGCTAAAGCTGCCTTTATTGCATATTCAACTACAGTTTTATTTAATTTTGGTAACGCTCCTGGATGCCCTAAACATATTGGACATGTATGTGTATTTGTTGGAGAATTATCATAGTCTGCACTACATCCACACCATACTTTTGTTCCTGTTTTTAATTGAAGGTGTACTTCAAGTCCTATTACCGATTCCCATTGTCTCGCCATTACACTCTCTCCTTTATCGCTTTTTCAAAAGCATCTCCTGCTTTTAAGATATCTTTTTCTCCAAATGCTTTTCCTAATAGTTGAATTCCAACTGGCAACCCTTCAGTCATTCCCGCTGGAATTGAAATTCCTGGAATTCCTGCTAAGTTTGCCGGTATTGTAAAGATATCCTCTAAGTATAGTTCCACTGGTGACTTTTTAGCATCTAATCTAAAAGCAGGTCCTGGTGTTACTGGAGTAAATATAATATCTACTTGTTCAAAAGCCTTATCAAAATCATTTTTTATCAATCTTCTAATTTTTTGAGCTTTCTTAAAGTACGCATCGAAGAATCCAGCACTTAAAACATAAGTTCCTATCATTATTCTTCTCTTAACTTCGTCTCCAAATCCTTCGCTTCTTGATTTTATGTATAGCTCATCTATATTAGCTGCATCAGTTGTTCTATGTCCATATCTTATTCCATCGAATCTAGCTAAGTTAGAACTCGCTTCTGCTGGAGCTAGCACATAGTATGTTGGTGCTGCATATTTTGTATGCGGTAATGAAATCTCTACAATCTCTGCACCAAGTGATTTGAATGTTTCTAAAGCTTCGTCTACAACTTTTTTAACTCCTGGATTTAGTCCCTCTATAAAGTATTCTTTCGGAACTCCTATCTTCATTCCTTTAATATCTCCAGTTAAATAATCTAAATAATTTGGAACCTCAACATCTTCAACCGTTGAGTCATAATCATCTGCTCCAGAAAGAACATTTAAGCTTAATGCTACATCTTTAACTGTTTTTGCAAATGGTCCAATTTGATCTAGTGATGATGCAAACGCCATAAGCCCGTATCTTGATACTCTTCCGTAAGTTGGTTTTAGTCCAACTACACCACAAAATGCTGCTGGTTGTCTAATACTTCCTCCTGTATCAGAACCTAAAGAGATAAAACATTGATTTGCAGCAACCGATGTTGCTCCTCCTCCACTACTTCCTCCTGGAACTCTATCTAAATCCCATGGATTTTTTGTAGTTCTTTCATATGCTGATGTTGTTGTTGTTGATCCCATTGCAAATTCATCCATATTTGTTTTTCCAATTATTATAGCATCTGCATCTTTTAATTTTTTTACAACTGTAGCATCATAGATACCTTCATATCCTTCTAATATTTTTGATGCTGATTGAGATGGTTCTCCGATAGAAACCATATTATCTTTTATAGCCACTGGAACTCCAGCTAAAGCTCCTACTGCTTCAC of the Cetobacterium sp. ZOR0034 genome contains:
- a CDS encoding YitT family protein encodes the protein MKRKKIKVLIEYIYIYIGTLIASIGINGFLVPSNLAPGGATGLSILINYVTGIPVGTLIFAINIPLFLIGVKIFGKSYGAKTLAGISFISLNVELVKKVVPEIDKIIDFTNPSNIFLGTLYGGLLMGIGLGTVIKNGGTTGGSDIVSGILNKFFRIPIGQALIMIDSTVVLVAAYIFGAEKALYALINLYMTGVVINKMINGLGDAKMAYIVTSEVEKVRKIIVEDLGKTGNYYQAEALYSKSKRDVVTTVLRNREIFLLKELITEVDKEAFVVVSDVHEVLGRGYTFDTENTTKRKEK
- a CDS encoding L,D-transpeptidase family protein, which codes for MKKSKLISLGIMVFGLTFLTQPAHAVAKTVKQKYENIIPMSVHVNIMNNEAEPEYLNYVFIKSVDAPIRQDSSIYSKEIVRFPFNTKLKVLEKVESNGNEWYKVELKDRNGNKVIGYISAMLVTLRQFRFEEMNSRVHKLSEFLQTESGKGRELVSINTYVPNPSNQNMNRAKDKYGVSADQNARATYNGEVIHIPDRSLMSVESVSGNDVFVNALSIKEKPLKVSKNVITRYPAVNANFRKAIVIDLENENQGIFQKNPDGRWELISYTLNKTGMESTLGFETPRGYFIVPVLKYEMGYRDEYNNAAGMAKYAIRFSGGGYIHGTPINFEENINRDFFLREKDGTLGTVEGTRKCIRNMESHIKFLFDWVTNGKVNRKSNEQRPDENVMVIVF
- a CDS encoding 5'-methylthioadenosine/adenosylhomocysteine nucleosidase; this translates as MLLGIIGAMHEEVIQLKEVMNLEETREIGGYQFFKGTLLNKEIVLVECGIGKVNAAICSTLLIQEFNVDKILFTGVAGGLNPEINIGDIVVSTDLIEHDFDCTAFGYEHGVIPRMENSKFKSDEELTALAKKVAEENFGKERVFVGTIVSGDTFVASNEKINWLRETFTGECTEMEGASVAHVCQVLNKPFVIIRSISDKANHDANMNFDEFVKLAAQNSKIIIEGMLQAL
- a CDS encoding folylpolyglutamate synthase/dihydrofolate synthase family protein, with product MNIEKLLEELYSYSLHGIKLGLKNIEDICKAMNNPQFDYKTIHVAGTNGKGSTSTTIETVLIEAGNKVGKYTSPHILKFNERISVDGLEITDEEIAYYYSYIKNIVRELEITPTFFEVTTAMMFKYFSDKKVDFAVIEVGMGGRFDATNIIKSDICVVTNVSLDHTDFLGKTIYEIAGEKAGIIKPKSKVVVGCSDLEFLKGIEEKTKDYTNVLKKYEKAEYILDFDNFKTIINLDNEKYEFSLFGDYQYKNFLCAYEVLKILEIPIEIIKKGVQKVKWQCRFEIIPLDDKVLILDGAHNEDGMKTLCDTLKLGYKKDELVAVVSILKDKDYKKILEILEPCVKNIIFTSLAENKRGQTALELYESSNKVDKKYEESIVEAYKLAKKEKVKGILFCGSFYLLSKFKEEVLMNEE
- the gatA gene encoding Asp-tRNA(Asn)/Glu-tRNA(Gln) amidotransferase subunit GatA, whose translation is MKKIYELTAFEIKEKILNRELTSEEVVTAIFDRIEETDKEIGSFVSLRKEKALAEAKEVDRKIQNGEAVGALAGVPVAIKDNMVSIGEPSQSASKILEGYEGIYDATVVKKLKDADAIIIGKTNMDEFAMGSTTTTSAYERTTKNPWDLDRVPGGSSGGGATSVAANQCFISLGSDTGGSIRQPAAFCGVVGLKPTYGRVSRYGLMAFASSLDQIGPFAKTVKDVALSLNVLSGADDYDSTVEDVEVPNYLDYLTGDIKGMKIGVPKEYFIEGLNPGVKKVVDEALETFKSLGAEIVEISLPHTKYAAPTYYVLAPAEASSNLARFDGIRYGHRTTDAANIDELYIKSRSEGFGDEVKRRIMIGTYVLSAGFFDAYFKKAQKIRRLIKNDFDKAFEQVDIIFTPVTPGPAFRLDAKKSPVELYLEDIFTIPANLAGIPGISIPAGMTEGLPVGIQLLGKAFGEKDILKAGDAFEKAIKERV
- a CDS encoding bifunctional oligoribonuclease/PAP phosphatase NrnA, with the translated sequence MIEIKEKIEQSNSIIIAGHVNPDGDTIGAGLSLLLGLENKYPNKRIDFVLQDPVPKNISFLKGTEKIKKIEDINNPNYDLAIFVDSATIERVGKVESLIGDTFKINIDHHISNPKYGDINLVKDISSTSEIMFSLLKELDLVVTLEMGEAIYLGLVNDTGNFAHSNVTDKTFLVASELMRLGVNNNKIVNDFFKTKSFQRMKVLGKALSEMKFIQDKKLMYFNLSYEGLKSLGAIKDDTEGVVEELLNYGDSEVSLFLREDETGKIKGSMRSKHDIDVNKIAGIFGGGGHIKAAGFTSELSSEEIIKKVVENL
- the hprK gene encoding HPr(Ser) kinase/phosphatase; its protein translation is MDRIKQRKFPKVKELADVLGLVPLLDVEMESEIKTQSVYRVGYELNGFFSEGEELLTNVNVLGRKEISYLERMNFEKRREILNRYMSYPFPALIVTLENHIVNEIVEIAKKYKKPVLKSNNKTIEFIRNAKFYLQKVLAEEILIDEYILLDVYGVGLLLTGYEDARLGATVELLERGHKFITDTRLKIRNIANRFILGSNTADKENGDSHFYLFGKDGNDIDVTTHFGIKSTRKEKKINLLIELEKWDEKKFYDRLGLDELHEEFLGFKIPKVTLPVRKGRNLAIIIETAAINYRLKKTGVNSAEYFWKESKKLIEENRENKKRGLVVNDKTSMPVRYIKSRFSLNVLNGEEYLDTKYITTTGVYRPSLALTGYFDMYGEEGYKGLQLFTDTEFKYLESISVEEKEKNLERYLEEDFPAIIISGVKNIPSYFLDKIIEKNIILLETKLDRPSHVVATFSAYLENYFAPSASVHGVFVELYGFGVLLTGKSGIGKSETALELIHRGHRLIADDSVRFEKGVIGDITGRASKLPYFMEIRGLGIIDVKALYGVGAVRISKRLDIIIELQELKSEDYLTAMDYQESTEILLGNEIPKIKLYISSGRNAAAMVEIAVMNLMAKRMGYNSEEVYLKELKNKNYRENN
- a CDS encoding lysophospholipid acyltransferase family protein, producing MIKKMYKLQYLIFKVVRHLLLLCPEKTRFKFAEKLGVLGYYLIKKRRLIALANLKLAFPDKTFEERKKIAIESYKIMAKAFISTLWFEDYLKTNVSLEDFQRVMDLKEKKGGLAVALIHMGNMEANLKAGEKYKTVTVAKAQRNPYIDKFITDARQKLNVTLLKKSKQTSRELLEEIEKQNMVALFTDHRDKGSSVKFFGEETVSPTGIINIALKHNLPLVIGYNVMHGDNTCTTYFTKEIELVRSSSFKDDVKINTQIVMDTIESIIKNHPNQWMWFHDRWKLSKKIKKEDINS
- the gatB gene encoding Asp-tRNA(Asn)/Glu-tRNA(Gln) amidotransferase subunit GatB, which encodes MARQWESVIGLEVHLQLKTGTKVWCGCSADYDNSPTNTHTCPICLGHPGALPKLNKTVVEYAIKAALALNCNINNISGFDRKNYFYPDTPKNYQITQFEKPYCEKGHLDVKLNSGRELRVGITRIQIEEDAGKSIHAGSESLINFNRASMPLLEIISEPDLRTSEEAYEYLNLLKSTIKYTGISDVSMELGSLRCDANISVMEKGSKVYGTRVEVKNLNSFKAVARAIDYEIGRQIEAIENGETIDQETRLWDDEAQVTRIMRSKEDAMDYRYFAEPDLPRLVIKDSEIERVKELMPESKTAKLKRFEEAYGLPEYDANILTDEIELADYFERVVSVTNNPKLSSNWIMTEVLRDLKESGKTIEESKISSEDLGKIINLIQKDVISSKIAKELFTIKLNDSRDPEVIVKEEGMIQVVDLGEIEGIVDQVLAENPKMVEDFKNSDEGRRPRVLKGLIGQVMKLSKGKANPKIVTDLMESKLK